aaaaaaaaatgcaaaatcagactaattgaaaaaaaaaagatatatgtcAAAGTAGTGAATAGAATTTAGCTAGGAATCTCTGTGCATGCagatatatagtaatattagGTTAagattcattatatatatatatatataaacttacgtTCCAAGGTGCAACTTCTCGTCCAGGAGTAAAGACCCCATGATGGCAACTGCAACAAGCATCACAGGGTAGAAGATGGAGACATATAAAGGACCTCTCATGTTCACGCACCACGCAATCAAAGTCGCCACAAGTCCTGTTCCTACGATTCCCTGCACACCCAATTAAGTCAGAGTTTGTGCGTGCAAGCCTTGCACACACAGACAGCAGCTTGTATCTGCTAGCTAGCCTGGTattctcttctgttttttctttttgaattcaTAAGGATATATAGTACCGAGTAAGAGACTGTAAGAAGCCTGATATCCCAGCCCAACTTCCATTGGCTCCAATCACTCTCCGTGCATAAGGCAAAGACAGCAGATTGAATAGCTCCCATCACACACATCAGAGCTGCGGACGAGTAGGGACATGGATATCTCTCACTCATTTTAGTCTGTTTAAGAGAAATTTATCATCAGTAATTTATACTAAGTGGGAATGAGCAAAAGAGtcctgaaattttttttgataaaaaaaaaaaacagcaatattttttatatagtcacCTGAATTATTAACCAGGAGGCAAACAAGAAACAACTTCCTAGAGCCAATATAGAACCCAAAAGAAGATTTTCGGATTCTGGGGATGCTGCCGAGTGTCCTCCGGTTTGATGTTGGCCGTGATGCAATAGATCAACATGAGTAGACCATATGTTAATTTCTGCCCCTCTGTAGAAGGTGAGGAGCATAGCCCCACCTATTCCCATTAATGTTCCCAACACTTTAGCCTTCCCTGCAATTGTCCCTAGACTCAGCCTCTCCAACCTATTCAAAAGTAAAGAATTATACCAAGTACAAGCTCTAATTAATCACCGGATTTTTTAGCAAGCTGCAAGTTAACATATTGACAAAAACTAATGCTTAAATTTGTtgtagaaaacaaaaaccaaagagCTATTTAATTTATCTACCTACATTAAAGTTATTAAATTTTTGACAAGTTTACTCATGAGGTGCATGGATTTACTACAGactgcagagagagagagagagagagagagaggtatccTACCCGAAAGAGACGGCCAGGATGAAGGTAACGGCAGGAACTAAGTTCATCATGGCTGATGCGAATGTTGCTGATGTCAAGGCTAAGctttcaatatataaattttgaaataatgaTCCCCTGCAATTAGGGAACAAAATCGATCCctttatatgtatatgcatgcagCTGAAAATCAAATAGATCCGAACCAATtggtaaaataaaatgcatgcaactTACCCTAATAGCCCGCAAAGAAATGCTTGGAAGAGTACTATCCATGTCAACTTTGGCCTACTATTCCTGCCAATGGCATGTGTAAATTTAGATGTAAATTTAGATGCATACGCAGGTGGAATAATTAATTACTCAGATTTTGTActatcttcctttttttctgtttatatatgtgtgtgtgtgtgtgtgtgtgtgtgtgtgtttgtgtttgcaTGTCTAATGGAATATCAAGTacttctggatttttttttctaaaacttcCTGCATCGCCCTGCATTAATCTACGAGCTAGGATGGAATTTTATTATCACGTCGATGGATTGCAAcagaaaagaacattaattaAAGAGAGTCAATTtattcatacatgcatacatatatatatatatatatataatatatacacatacctTTCAAAAACGAAAGCGAGAGGGACAACAACAGCAGCAGCGAAAATGAGGCGATAGGTAACGATAACCCTCAAGCTCATTCCATCATTTGCGGCCAGTTTGTAGAACACATTCACCCCAGCAAAGCTAAGCTGAACCACGACCATTAACATGGCCGGCTTCAGCCCATGCAGTGCCTTACAAGCGCGTTCCACTGCCATAATTGACGTGCAGTTTTTCCAAACGAGCAACTAGCTGAGTCCTAGCAGAAGATCACGAATCTTTCTTCACCTGCTTTGTCGCTTGTTTATTAGTTTGGAGTTGGAAACTCGATCGGGCAGTTGAGTTttaagtagagagagagagagagagagagagagagagagagagagagagcggaaaGGGGAGGCAGGCCGGAGTTGAAGGGTGAGTTAAAGCTTCGTTCGGAAGTGCATGGGTATTTATATTTCGCTGTATCCAACGTTTCGCGTTGGTTCTATTTCCCATCGTCATCAACTACGTATACATAATAAGCTTTCAATTTTCCACTGACTCGTGCGGCGTGTAGTGCACATGATGAGAGACAGAGGCCTCGCGGGTCCAGTACAGCGACGTACATATTCATACAATtgacatgaataatattatatgtactGGTGCGTTAGTGATCAGATCACTGAGATATATTTACTTGATGATCACTGAGCTTGCTGGGTTATTCATTGAATCTAGATCGTCTTTCTCTAAATGGTTCATTAAATTATTCTGAGGTAGTAAAAGAAAAGGCTCATTCTTCCACTGGATCCGAGGTCTGTGATCTGTGGGTGATCATGAAGCTGAATCAGATTCTAAAAATCGTAATTGGAGCACTACTGACATTGGAGTCTTCTATTTTAACATGATAGGTCAATATTTACACCAAATATGCGCATGAATGCAAAtggaatgttttatttttttattttttattttttgctttttttttaaatatctttaaccattaaaaaaaataaaatataaatacaaattcactaataatcactttcttaaccattaataaaataaaaaaaataaaataaaacatatgagTGAACAATGCATTTAgagtcatactatcattttctacTTTAAAAAGACAGGTCAATATTTCAACAGAAGtccaataaattatattaaagctTAAGAATTTATTCCAAAttctcatttataatattctttctATATACTCAGCTCAGAGCATTTACAACAAAAACACCGTTAAAAATTCAAACATATGAAAATTTCATCTGTGCGTTTGTCATCTCATATTTGTAATTGACAGAATAACTCTATTATATGACggcctaattttattttattttagaaaataaatcttaaaatttaaattttacaaatcaaattattactacaacaaatagtaatttttaGGATAGAATTTTGTCTCACGAGTTATATTTGGTAGCAAATAGTGACATTTTGAGACAAATTATTTACACCGAAAGAAATTTTGTCgcaaaaagttaatttttattattcatttacttttGCGACGAAAATGATATCGCCGCAAATAGTTTTCGCCAACAAACCTATCTTTCACAACGACATTAAGTTGTCGCTAAATATTTTGAGGATATCTAATTATTTGCGGTGACTACTAAATTATTAGCAACGAGATTCCATTGCCACAGAAGGCCATTGAAACAAAAATAGGGGGAAAATTCAAAACGTACTAAATAATTTCCCCTTTTTACTTTCTTCTCCCCTCGATACCTATATGCTatgaacccccccccccccacccacctctctctctctctctctctctctctctctctctctctctctctccagctcTTTTCTTTGTTCTCTCGCTACGCCTTTGCATCGTCGTAGTCCCTGTTGTTGTCAATAGCAGTTTCATCATGCCGGTAAGTCTCTGATCACCCATCGCACGGTAgtggactctctctctctctctctctctctttctctctatctctctatctctctctctctcaatctctcccTCTGTTTTTCCCTTCTCTCAGCTGCCACCCACGCCATCAACCACCACGAACACGCCAGCCACaaccaaccaccaccatcacaCAACACCACAACCAGACCCCTTTGCATTGAACACCACCCACAAGCCACAATCGCACGCCCCTTTCCTCACCAAAGATTCCATCTCCATCGTACTCAACCGCTGTCTGTCGCACAGAACCACCTAGTTGCGCCCAGCCCCAACGTCTCCTTCATCCACAAACCACGAAGCTGTGATCCCTCATGGAGATGCCCTTCTGTAACTCGGACCCACTAGTGGAAGCCACCACCAACCGATGTGTGCCACGCCATTTCAACCCCTCTCTTCCACTGATGAGAGGCACTTTGTTTCAATAGCAATATTTTCTCTCCTCGCCCACGCAGCCTCTGGTTCCACCTATAGCCAACCCCTAAATTTTGGTATAATTCCCATTTCCCTATCTCTTAGATTAATAATTACACTTGATTAAATGATATTGTATTTGAATGCTTGGACATAGGCAAGTTGTGTTATACTTGGTTGGAACTATATTGAGCCATGAATAAAGCttataaatttttctgattGTGTTTAGGATTGGTgtataaatgatatgaacaaatttatatattgaatgtATTAGTTTCAATGAACTAAGAATAGTGATGTGAAGGTTGGAATATTTTCGAGCTATATGATTGTGTTGGTTTAGCTTATGTCAAGTGATAAAGGGGTATGGTGTGTATGTATGCTTGGTTGTGATTGTGGAGGTTTAGAAATTGTGAATCATGATTATAGTATcgatttgaaatttgtgaagcTATTGATTATTTGGCTTTGTTGTACATTGAGTTTAAATGGATGATAAATTGAATATGCGTGTTGTAAAGATTTGAAATGGGCCTATTGATTGAATATAGTGAGTGTGAGGGTTGGGAAATAGAGTTGTAGGTAGAGCATGGAGATTTTGAGATATGGAGTTGTGTTAGTTTTTTGTGTGTGGAGTTTAAATGGACTATGGATTTAGTATGtgtattttgtgttgtgttaCATATTGAATTTAATTGGATGATGGATTGAATATGTGTGttctattcattttttataggATTATTGATTGTTAATAGTATTTGTAAAGTGATGGGATTAAGTGTGTAGTTGTGTTGTGGTGTTGGATTTCATGGATCAAGGGAGGCCATGGTTGAGATTGTGAAGCTATGGGATTGTGTTAGTTTGTTGTATGTTGAGTTTAAGTGGTCTATAGATTTAGTAATAGTATGTTCATGGGTTTCAAGagtaatttcatatttgtatCATAGTTATGTAATGGACAGATTCAATATTTACTCCTTGGTTACACTAGTTTTTGTTCAATGAGCATAGaaatatttgtaattacatAATTATGCTTGACTTTGTTAAATGCTACATAAATGCATTGTATTGAGATGTTTGGTGTTAATGTATGATGTTTGGATGGAGATGGATTgtgttgaagtgttgggattaaatgATGGAGTTGTAGTGGAGTTAAAAAGCATGATAATGATGTTGGGTCTTAATTGGACAGATTTTGTACATATGTTTGCTTTTCCCATTCCTTTATCTTGAATGAATCCCGTCTACTTGAGTTATCTACCTGAGTTATGTTCCTATGGGCTTTCTAATAGGATCTTAGTACTTATGAAAATATAAGTGCAATTTGTTTTTTCCTATGAAGTGCATTTATGACAAgggttgtttttattttgattttgtatcagttattgattttttattaaattagatatttttattatcatggGATTGCTTTGATTGGCTAGTAGTCTTGTGTTTCTTGACCAACTGACTATTGGGTTCTTAATGGTTTTTGTCATTTGGTTTCAAGCACATGATTTTCTAGTTAGAAgactttttcaaaatacttgCTGAAATGCCCTGGAATTCATTATTTATTGAGGCTAGAAATAaagacatatacataaaatttgGTCGGGGATGTGGGAATCAAAAGGAAAGTACAGGAAAACCCAGAATTGGATTTTGAGGAGTTTGAGACTAGTAAAATATTTCCCATGCTACACAGGTCTTTTTTTGAGATAATACATGTATGATTAATGGAACTACCATGACTGCAGTAGGTATTTGGAGTTTGGGGAGTTCCAAACTATCCTTTGGCTtcatttggtttggttgttttatttttaagtccTATGTTATTTGTAATTTGGTGCTGTTGGGTTGgcttctaatattatttttgtcaatttATAGCTTAATAAAAATGTTTGGTCCCGCTTGCTCAATTCATAAAAGTATTATTGGTAATAGAAACTCATGATATAATCAACGTGGCCCGGATGCTTCATCAACTAATAATGagatatatagtatcatatc
This genomic interval from Juglans microcarpa x Juglans regia isolate MS1-56 chromosome 4D, Jm3101_v1.0, whole genome shotgun sequence contains the following:
- the LOC121259210 gene encoding WAT1-related protein At1g68170-like; translated protein: MAVERACKALHGLKPAMLMVVVQLSFAGVNVFYKLAANDGMSLRVIVTYRLIFAAAVVVPLAFVFERNSRPKLTWIVLFQAFLCGLLGGSLFQNLYIESLALTSATFASAMMNLVPAVTFILAVSFGLERLSLGTIAGKAKVLGTLMGIGGAMLLTFYRGAEINIWSTHVDLLHHGQHQTGGHSAASPESENLLLGSILALGSCFLFASWLIIQTKMSERYPCPYSSAALMCVMGAIQSAVFALCTESDWSQWKLGWDIRLLTVSYSGIVGTGLVATLIAWCVNMRGPLYVSIFYPVMLVAVAIMGSLLLDEKLHLGTILGSVLIVCGLYAVLWGKREETRKKTQVASCCSSPELDQSALTDIVITSPADHHLHNNNTTNINQILKITETQLPPASHIVIALSTTANSLEK